Below is a genomic region from Methylobacterium sp. FF17.
GCGGCGCGAGCGCTTGAGGTCGCGCACCGTCTCGATGAGTTCGCGCTCGGAGCGCACCAGCTGTTCCTGATGGCGCTTGAGGCTGGTGATGTCGGTGCCCACCGAGACGTAACCGCCATCCTTGGTGCGGCGTTCGCTGATCTGCAGCCAGCGGCCGTCGGTCAGCTCCGCCTCGAAGGTGCGGGCGGTGGCGCCGCTGGGTTCGAGGTCGCGCAACTCGCGCCGCACGGGGGGGAGCACGCCCCGGCCCATGATCTCGGCGTAGCGCTTGCCCGGCGTCGCATCTTCCGCGCTGAGGGCGTGGAGGTGGCGGAACTTCGAGTTGCACAGGACGAGGCGGTTGCCGGTATCCCAGAGCACGAAGGCCTCCGAGATCGCCTCCACCGCGTCGCGCAGGCGCATGTCGGCGGTGGCGTTGAGTTCCGCCAGGGTGCGCTGCTCGGTGACGTCGAGGGCGATGCCGACGAGGTGGCGGCCGCCATCCGCCGCGTCGGGCACGATCTCGGCGCGCACGCGCATCCAGATCCAGTTGCCGGCCGCGCCGCGAACCCGGAACTCGTGGTCGACGGTGGACTGGCTCGCCGCGAGGTGCCGGGCGAGGCTGTAGAGGTCGCCGTCATCCGGGTGGACGAGGGCGTTGACGTCCCCGAACGACAGGAACTCGCGCTCCCGGTCGTAACCCAGCAGGGCGTACATCGAATCCGACCAGTAGATGCGGCCGCGCGGGATGTCCCAGTCCCACAGGCCGCAGCGTCCGCGTCCCAGCGCGGTGTCGAGGCGCTGCTTGATCTGCTCGCAGACCCGGTCGACGGCGTAGGCCCGCCGCGTCTGGAGCGCGTAGGCGATGCCGGTGCCGATGATGACGAGGGCGGCGGCCCCGAGCAGGATCGCCTGGTTGCGCATCCGCGTGGACCAGCCGGCGGTGATCTCGGAGAGCGGCTGCAGCACGGCGACCCGCCCGCGCCCGTCCGGCAGGTTGCGCAGCGCGGCGACCACCATCGAACCGTCGGCCAGGGTGATCTGCATCACCCCGGCGCGCTCGCCGAGGGTGCTCAGCGCCTGCATCTCCCCGAGAAGCTCGGTCAGGGACCGCGTCGGGCTGGACAGGGGCGGGGTGGCGGCCACGATCGTGTCGTCGGGTGCGACCAGCAGGATGCGCCGGCCCCTGGGAAGCAGGCCCGGCGGCAGCACCGCGTCGAGGCTCCGCTGCACGGCCTCCGCCTTCGCCCCACCCTCGATCTCCAGTCCCCGGGACGCGGCGGCCGCG
It encodes:
- a CDS encoding PAS domain-containing sensor histidine kinase, whose product is MLEADSASLSARADTILGIHRPQHAAHVRFVRAETWLRYALPALFATFLICLATVAALLMESQREDVVRAATIDVEVVTRLAAAASRGLEIEGGAKAEAVQRSLDAVLPPGLLPRGRRILLVAPDDTIVAATPPLSSPTRSLTELLGEMQALSTLGERAGVMQITLADGSMVVAALRNLPDGRGRVAVLQPLSEITAGWSTRMRNQAILLGAAALVIIGTGIAYALQTRRAYAVDRVCEQIKQRLDTALGRGRCGLWDWDIPRGRIYWSDSMYALLGYDREREFLSFGDVNALVHPDDGDLYSLARHLAASQSTVDHEFRVRGAAGNWIWMRVRAEIVPDAADGGRHLVGIALDVTEQRTLAELNATADMRLRDAVEAISEAFVLWDTGNRLVLCNSKFRHLHALSAEDATPGKRYAEIMGRGVLPPVRRELRDLEPSGATARTFEAELTDGRWLQISERRTKDGGYVSVGTDITSLKRHQEQLVRSERELIETVRDLKRSRRTLELQTQQLADLAERYLDQKAQAEGANQAKSEFLATMSHELRTPLNAIMGFAELMESEVYGDLGSPRYTDYCRDIRSSGDYLLSVIDDILNMSRIEAQKVRLVPREIAVATAIEGSLKLVGEGARAKSLSIHVDVVADLTVLADERALHQILTNLLQNAVKFTPSGDGRIIVKARPAGDNIHIFVEDTGIGIPKSALRRLGAPFQQVETNLTRTHKGSGLGLAIARSMAELHGGALRIRSQEGLGTIVMVRLPVPTPAHLQALSTEAAQETVALLRDAAGATARAAKPELV